A single window of Aspergillus flavus chromosome 4, complete sequence DNA harbors:
- a CDS encoding alpha,alpha-trehalose-phosphate synthase subunit, whose amino-acid sequence MVTENKKKRGLIIVSNRLPLSVKEENGTYKSSLSSGGLVTALSGLTKSTNFRWFGWPGKAIEDPEEQKKVSDALAENSAVGIFLSEQLAQDHYNKFSNSVLWPILHYQSGVTFNEDAWEAYQRVNKIFADTVAKEAANGDLIWVHDYHLLLLPSLLRERLKKQGKNCPIGFTLHTPFPAEDFWRAIPVQKDLLKGLLACDVIGFHTDEYRRNFTESCERSLGANAEKEGQLEYEGHTACVGTFVVGIDPQKFNDSMQDPDVQKRIKELERRYEGKTVIIGVDRLDYTKGLVQKLEGWDHFLKTYPELEGKVTLIQVAIPSREDVKEYQELEKEISTLVGKINGEHATPDGTPLIYMHRSVSFTELTALYCISDICLLTSRRDGMNLVASEYVACQENKHGVLVLSELAGAASFMSGGSVTFHPSSVQELSDAVHQAISMDDKERKERYENLREFITTHTSAKWGEAFIEALSRHIQE is encoded by the exons ATGGTGACGgagaataagaagaagcGCGGCTTGATTATCGTCTCAAACCGTCTTCCACTATCtgtcaaggaagaaaatggtACATACAAGTCCAGCTTATCCAGCGGTGGACTTGTAACAGCCCTGTCGGGTCTGACAAAGTCAACGAACTTCCGCTGGTTCGGCTGGCCTGGCAAGGCTATCGAGGACCCAGAGGAGCAGAAAAAGGTCTCAGACGCTCTAGCAGAGAATAGCGCGGTGGGAATCTTCCTGAGCGAGCAGTTGGCGCAAGACCATTACAACAAATTCTCGA ACTCCGTCCTTTGGCCCATTCTCCATTACCAATCTGGAGTTACCTTCAATGAAGACGCGTGGGAGGCGTATCAGCGAGTGAACAAGATCTTCGCTGATACGGTCGCCAAAGAAGCGGCTAATGGGGATCTTATCTGGGTTCATGATTACCATCTATTGCTCCTGCCTTCTCTCTTGCGTGAGCGACTGAAGAAGCAAGGGAAGAATTGCCCGATTGGATTTACTTTGCACACACCATTTCCTGCGGAGGACTTTTGGAGGGCGATTCCTGTGCAGAAGGATTTACTTAAGGGGTTGCTTGCTTGCGATGTGATTGGGTTCCACACGGATGAGTATCGGCGGAACTTTACTGAGAGCTGTGAACGTAGTTT GGGCGCCAATGCTGAGAAAGAAGGCCAGCTTGAATACGAAGGACACACAGCCTGTGTTGGTACGTTTGTGGTCGGGATCGACCCGCAGAAATTCAACGACTCTATGCAAGATCCGGACGTTCAGAAACGTATCAAAGAGTTAGAAAGGCGTTATGAGGGCAAAACTGTCATTATCGGTGTGGATCGGTTGGATTATACTAAGGGTCTAGTCCAGAAGCTCGAGGGGTGGGACCATTTCCTTAAGACCTATCCCGAATTGGAGGGCAAGGTGACCCTGATTCAAGTGGCTATACCCAGTCGTGAGGATGTGAAAGAGTATCAGGAGCTTGAGAAGGAAATTTCTACACTTGTCGGCAAGATCAATGGAGAGCATG CTACACCCGATGGAACACCACTCATTTACATGCACCGGTCTGTCTCTTTCACTGAGCTAACGGCCTTGTACTGCATTTCCGATATCTGCCTCCTCACCTCCCGAAGAGACGGCATGAACCTCGTGGCGTCTGAATACGTGGCTTGTCAGGAGAATAAGCATGGAGTCCTTGTGCTCTCCGAACTTGCAGGGGCTGCCTCTTTCATGTCTGGTGGCAGCGTAACCTTCCACCCATCTAGTGTACAGGAACTGTCAGATGCAGTCCACCAAGCAATCAGTATGGACGacaaggagaggaaggaacGATATGAGAATCTACGAGAATTTATCACCACCCACACAAG TGCTAAGTGGGGAGAAGCATTCATTGAAGCTCTATCTCGTCATATTCAGGAGTGA
- a CDS encoding phosphatase 2C-like domain-containing protein produces the protein MSTTTTTTTSPSTIMIEGAGAASTIGSRPTQQDQYTFLLPENFLTKSGDKIAFFAVYDGHGSSKVSKHANENILRFLQESPELESGRYEEAIKEAIKKEEAELLKDFRDGEEQFATSGSTAALALVNLTQGFLVIGNLGDSHILMTDYTSSSEGATNIRRITRSHKPGDSDEKNRIMDAGGMVNTDSGTERLGSLNMSRALGDLQYKDPLINSGTGPLNEAQIRADVSSSIDQWNLLSNEPYLSRVDLNDGSQHVLILTSDGVTNSLEDEIMVHGLLTCYRSGLNATESAKYIVDEAADVPGSDNATCIAVFIGGAS, from the exons ATGAGCACTAcgaccactaccactacATCTCCAAGCACAATAATGATCGAGGGTGCAGGGGCTGCAAGT ACAATAGGTTCCCGACCAACCCAACAAGACCAGTATACATTCCTCCTCCCAGAGAACTTCTTAACAAAATCAGGCGACAAGATAGCCTTCTTCGCAGTTTACGACGGACA TGGCTCCAGCAAAGTATCCAAACACGCCAACGAAAACATACTGCGCTTTTTACAAGAAAGCCCGGAACTCGAATCTGGTCGGTACGAAGAGGCCATCAAAGAAGCgatcaagaaagaggaagcgGAGCTACTGAAAGACTTCCGCGACGGCGAGGAGCAATTCGCGACGTCGGGGTCGACTGCTGCTTTGGCCTTGGTCAATTTGACCCAGGGTTTCCTGGTCATTGGGAATCTGGGCGATTCGCATATTCTAATGACGGATTATACTAGTTCGAGTGAGGGAGCTACTAATATC CGTCGGATAACGAGGTCACATAAACCGGGCGATTCAGACGAGAAGAATCGAATCATGGATGCCGGGGGTATGGTTAACACTGATAGTGGGACAGAAAGGCTAG GCTCCCTGAACATGTCTCGAGCACTGGGTGATCTCCAATACAAGGACCCTCTCATTAACTCGGGGACGGGGCCGCTCAATGAAGCGCAGATACGGGCTGATGTCTCGTCTTCTATCGATCAATGGAATCTTTTATCCAATGAGCCGTATCTGTCACGAGTCGACTTGAATGATGGGAGTCAGCACGTTTTAATCTTGACCTCGGATGGCGTGACTAACAGCCTTGAAGATGAGATTATGGTGCACGGGTTATTGACGTGCTACCGGTCTGGGTTAAATGCAACAGAGTCTGCGAAATATATTGTTGACGAGGCTGCGGATGTGCCGGGTAGTGATAATGCGACTTGCATTGCAGTTTTCATTGGTGGTGCGTCATGA
- a CDS encoding tRNA nucleotidyltransferase — MLDQDQMISNADKAEGGGPCYLIAKYKKTGRMTEVINAGTDNKLIESYCNFLLSWKRSMFKPTSLRILPEIYQFSPTQQFLRTVYVSTQSTRFPTNTRSTPLVLNPPICPWRQTVCNYSMNHKKPRNSSPERATKRRRISSPISRKNPSDEMTATPDQTHPIIQLTPIENTLKSLLLDVADYIRERSIAEGGNAVDTPRTVLRFTGGWVRDKLLGIDSHDIDVGINNMTGYQFGLLLKDYLDIPENLQKYKKNHNNGQLKDAIVSLHKIEANPEKSKHLETVTTKIFGLDIDLVNLRKETYSDDSRNPQMEFGTAEEDAMRRDATINALFYNLNESKVEDFTRRGFQDMRDQVIRTPMEPYQTFKDDPLRVLRLIRFASRLGYRIDEDTENAMKNKDISEALKLKISRERVGTEMTKMLKGPDPRGALQFIDRLELYPTIFANHQDDVGVDTSSWAPAYNALQKLLHPNNNSIPIARVRDLLIRDAQEAYYAWVIAAFAPWSTVPDRVAQGPKPRPPPARAAEVARDSLRSDNKTINLLRDAARHWRSIVDVKSSLLQGRMSGTAAEIRQQIGLHIRTWSKDWRLCCTLAILQEVAQGGEFNKGEMIQEYNQFLSYLVEHDLENVYDMKPIVNGVEIAQNLASPKGPWMSKALDMVIKWQLLHPEITDKAKALEEVSSRKEELDIRSK; from the exons ATGCTTGACCAGGACCAAATGATCTCAAATGCCGACAAGGCGGAAGGCGGTGGTCCCTGCTACCTGATCGCAAAGTATAAAAAGACGGGCAGAATGACTGAAGTCATCAATGCGGGCACCGACAACAAACTCATAGAGTCATACTGTAACTTCCTTCTGTCATGGAAACGATCCATGTTCAAACCCACTTCTTTACGCATTCTTCCTGAGATATATCAGTTCAGCCCCACCCAGCAATTTCTGCGAACTGTCTATGTTTCCACTCAATCTACAAGATTCCCGACTAATACCAGAAGCACCCCACTAGTATTAAACCCACCGATCTGTCCCTGGCGCCAAACTGTGTGCAATTATTCCATGAACCACAAGAAACCTAGAAATTCTTCCCCTGAGAGAGCTACCAAAAGGAGACGCATATCTTCCCCTATCTCGCGCAAGAACCCTTCTGACGAAATGACCGCGACACCCGATCAGACGCATCCTATAATCCAGCTCACGCCCATCGAGAACACCCTGAAATCCCTCCTCCTAGATGTCGCAGACTACATACGAGAACGGTCGATTGCAGAAGGAGGCAATGCAGTGGACACCCCACGCACGGTACTGCGTTTTACAGGAGGCTGGGTGCGGGACAAGCTGCTCGGCATCGATAGCCATGACATCGATGTGGGCATCAATAACATGACAGGCTACCAGTTCGGTCTCCTGCTTAAGGACTACTTGGATATTCCCGAGAATCTGCAGAAGTACAAGAAAAACCACAACAATGGCCAGCTCAAGGACGCTATCGTCAGTCTTCATAAAATTGAAGCTAATCCGGAGAAGTCAAAGCATCTGGAAACGGTCACTACTAAGATCTTTGGGCTAGATATCGATTTGGTTAACCTACGGAAGGAAACCTACTCGGATGATAGTCGCAATCCCCAGATGGAGTTTGGTACGGCCGAGGAGGATGCAATGCGCCGGGATGCAACCATCAATGCCCTCTTTTACAATTTGAACGAGTCCAAAGTAGAGGATTTTACTAGGAGGGGCTTTCAAGATATGAGAGACCAAGTAATCCGAACACCAATGGAGCCGTATCAAACCTTTAAGGATGACCCATTACGTGTACTGCGACTCATTCGGTTTGCCAGCCGATTAGGATATCGCATCGATGAAGATACGGAAAATGCTATGAAAAACAAGGATATCAGTGAAGCACTTAAACTGAAGATCAGTAGAGAGCGAGTGGGGACTgagatgacgaagatgctCAAAG GTCCTGATCCCCGAGGTGCTCTACAATTTATTGACCGCCTTGAATTATATCCAACAATTTTTGCAAACCACCAAGATGATGTCGGCGTGGATACATCTTCTTGGGCTCCTGCATACAATGCGCTGCAGAAGTTATTACaccccaacaacaactcgATACCTATTGCACGTGTACGCGACCTGCTTATTCGCGACGCTCAAGAAGCTTATTATGCTTGGGTGATTGCCGCATTCGCACCCTGGTCTACGGTGCCAGATCGCGTGGCGCAAGGGCCAAAACCAAGGCCACCTCCTGCCCGCGCGGCGGAAGTCGCTAGGGATAGCCTTCGTTCTGATAACAAAACGATCAACTTGCTCCGTGATGCGGCTCGTCATTGGCGCTCTATCGTGGACGTGAAATCCTCACTTCTGCAAGGGCGTATGAGTGGCACCGCGGCCGAAATTCGACAGCAAATTGGATTGCACATCCGTACATGGAGCAAGGACTGGAGACTTTGCTGTACCTTGGCCATCTTGCAAGAAGTTGCGCAAGGAGGCGAGTTCAACAAAGGTGAGA TGATCCAAGAGTACAATCAGTTTCTCTCATACCTCGTAGAACACGACCTGGAAAACGTCTACGACATGAAACCCATCGTGAACGGGGTTGAAATTGCCCAGAACCTTGCATCTCCGAAAGGACCGTGGATGAGCAAGGCTTTGGACATGGTGATTAAGTGGCAGCTCCTACACCCAGAGATCACAGATAAGGCCAAGGCGTTGGAAGAAGTGTCAAGTCGAAAGGAAGAGCTTGACATACGCTCGAAGTGA
- a CDS encoding hemerythrin HHE cation binding domain-containing protein has protein sequence PYSISSHTISRPVTNMAPRVSDAIKEDHRELEQYYERITQSSDQDEQTRYQNLFTWELARHSIGEELVIYPALEKHVANGKALAEKDRKEHQSVKEQLKKFQNLKASDADFIPTLEALMKDLAPHIKEEESTDLPALEEALSPEESEKLSKSFGRTKMFVPSRSHPSAPSKPPYETAVGLLAAPIDHLADLFRKWPDTSTMPNPSTE, from the exons CCGTACTCTATATCTAGTCACACAATTTCTCGACCAGTAACCAACATGGCGCCACGTGTTAGCGATGCGATCAAGGAGGATCACCGTGAACTTGAACAATACTATGAACGTATCACCCAATCGAGTGACCAGGATGAGCAGACGAGGTACCAGAACCTGTTCACCTGGGAACTAGCTCGTCATTCCATCGGAGAAGAGCTCGTAATCTATCCAGCATTGGAGAAACATGTCGCCAATGGTAAAGCTCTGGCAGAAAAGGATCGTAAGGAGCACCAGAGT GTCAAGGAGCAATTGAAGAAGTTCCAGAATCTCAAGGCTTCAGACGCAGACTTCATCCCTACGCTCGAGGCTCTGATGAAGGATCTCGCGCCGCAtatcaaggaggaggaatCAACGGATTTGCCAGCCTTAGAGGAGGCACTGTCTCCggaagaaagtgaaaagCTTTCCAAGTCCTTTGGTCGAACCAAGATGTTTGTGCCTTCTCGTTCTCACCCGAGTGCTCCGAGTAAGCCACCATATGAGACTGCTGTGGGCCTTCTTGCAGCTCCCATTGACCACCTGGCGGATCTTTTCCGCAAATGGCCTGATACTTCTACCATGCCTAACCCATCTACCGAGTGA
- a CDS encoding Caleosin related protein-domain-containing protein translates to MPSKVNIDTSLKDEKNDMLNGDGPNITVVAKEAPITVKRIPATHINEAIDNPGVARADVAVSIEKPSGDQEWANKVRGYTPLQQHVLFWDRDGDGMIFPWDTYIGFRELGFNILFSFLAVLIININFSYPTRLAYSWLPDLWFRVYVRSVHKAKHGSDSGTYDPEGRFIPQLFENLFAKWDSDNDGALTLRELFQLMHGHRCAADPFGWGAALFEWGTTWLLIQKDGKVYKEDLRAVYDGSIFWKIREARKSSPGWTQGFGLGGDGFVGGEKIYS, encoded by the exons ATGCCTTCCAAAGTAAACATCGACACGTCCCTTAAAGACGAAAAAAATGACATGCTCAACGGCGACGGTCCTAACATCACCGTTGTCGCTAAAGAAGCCCCAATTACCGTGAAACGGATTCCCGCGACTCACATCAACGAAGCCATAGACAACCCCGGCGTCGCGCGCGCAGATGTCGCAGTATCCATTGAGAAGCCCTCCGGAGACCAAGAATGGGCCAATAAGGTCCGGGGATAC ACCCCTCTCCAGCAGCACGTCCTATTCTGGGACCGTGACGGTGACGGGATGATTTTCCCATGGGACACCTATATTGGATTTCGTGAACTGGGCTTCAATATCCTCTTTTCATTCCTGGCCGTGTTGATCATCAATATTAACTTTTCGTACCCGACTCGACTGGCATATAGCTGGCTCCCAGATCTGTGGTTTCGAGTTTATGTACGGAGCGTACACAAGGCTAAG CACGGCTCGGACAGTGGTACTTATGACCCTGAAGGCCGATTCATCCCGCAGCTTTTCGAGAATCTGTTTGCGAAATGGGACTCGGATAATGATGGAGCGCTGACGCTACGTGAGCTGTTTCAACTGATGCACGGCCATCGCTGCGCTGCTGATCCGTTTGGT TGGGGTGCGGCCCTCTTCGAATGGGGAACTACGTGGCTTCTAATACAGAAGGATGGTAAAGTTTATAAGGAGGATTTGCGTGCTGTGTATGAT GGTTCCATATTCTGGAAAATTCGCGAGGCACGGAAATCTAGCCCAGGATGGACGCAAGGATTTGGACTTGGTGGAGATGGGTttgttggaggagaaaagatatattcgTAA
- a CDS encoding uncharacterized protein (of unknown function-domain containing protein), translated as MALVAQSATFIHQYISSFLHSKPRKSPEALKLGILSSAQINAAAVIHPAETHPDVILYAIASRDASTAAQAAKQYNITKSYGSYQELLDDPAVDIVYVSTPNGQHYEWTSKALQAGKHVLCEKPFTSNADEAKGLVSLAKEKGLTLEEAFHWQFHPAAHAWRHILESGQHGRILRTKAVMTASPGVPKGDIRWQYDLGGGSAMDMTYALSFTRYALRARHPKAINSVTARVSSDDPRVDAAMYAYLTFVGPQDTEVHSQIYTDMERQWVVGVVPRFWELPSIEVETERAIIFFYNAMMPHLYHYISVTDKTTGQTRYHKQYKGGPLWGNVTTTGGKGGSSHWSTYRWQLEAFVDAVRGKTPTYWIPGEDSICQMECIDALYQAAGLPICESLLVAYNFFKARGPKDLCRADEHAANSIYSWASDAALPSPVYAQIEETSDEKNDVILEDQLRSRIALSVLATLSESLPVSKAENVADIVIALASFSSTEDPWTTQEAFTYATTLLNAFASTTATNKESNTTFWSVIEKILKDRIRPLFAKTRNPAITSAGRKNFHPVPLPRFDAGILDPETKPWKIQDIYATAVLSWIIQQYKPTNQTNLETHFPLLVPPILALIDDDTSAIKTKGCTLLRNLLTPIQQTKSPILHRTNLTSVFEDALKPCLLSLPTITPEPDSIDLLKEAYPALLTLQKTTYTNTPSPSPQSQSKTQPNKLETYISRLTTTLRENLIPSFHHISSSNTTSLSSDFASFPYPRLSTLLLEQMVPVLGELGIHTTKFLQDIVPILHNTLANPFGPAYPPMLLRAVEVARGVVLNAHPRVWRWRGELLDALCSCWIHVVEEEGEIVERGKRGGESESEGAVMERLKKELRGVVYLLKFALQNSIQVDGGEGQLEAKENLDKELRELVDADESLKGLLLEGIDANDGGFFGEA; from the exons ATGGCTCTTGTCGCCCAAAGCGCAACTTTCATCCACCAGTATAtctcttcatttctccaCTCCAAGCCCCGTAAATCCCCCGAAGCGCTGAAGCTAGGGATTCTATCTTCAGCGCAGATCAATGCGGCTGCAG TTATCCATCCCGCGGAAACACATCCGGATGTAATCTTATACGCTATTGCCTCTCGCGACGCTTCGACCGCCGCTCAGGCTGCTAAACAGTACAACATCACCAAATCTTATGGGTCGTACCAGGAACTCTTGGATGACCCTGCTGTGGATATTGTATATGTGTCCACCCCTAATGGGCAGCATTATGAATGGACTTCAAAGGCCCTCCAGGCTGGCAAACACGTGCTTTGTGAGAAGCCGTTCACATCGAATGCAGATGAAGCAAAGGGTTTAGTGAGCCTAGCCAAAGAGAAAGGATTGACTCTCGAAGAAGCT TTCCACTGGCAATTCCACCCAGCAGCACATGCATGGCGACATATTTTAGAGTCCGGCCAGCACGGCAGGATCTTGCGGACAAAGGCCGTGATGACTGCTAGTCCCGGTGTGCCAAAGGGAGATATTCGATGGCAATATGACCTTGGTG GTGGTTCCGCGATGGACATGACATATGCCCTATCATTCACTCGCTACGCTCTTCGCGCGCGGCACCCTAAAGCCATCAACTCGGTCACTGCCCGCGTCTCCAGCGACGATCCGCGCGTCGACGCGGCCATGTACGCCTATTTGACTTTTGTCGGACCCCAGGATACTGAGGTCCATAGCCAGATCTACACTGACATGGAGCGGCAATGGGTTGTTGGCGTTGTTCCGCGTTTCTGGGAGTTGCCTTCAATTGAAGTGGAGACTGAGAGGGctatcatcttcttctacaATGCGATGATGCCACATCTGTATCATTATATCTCTGTCACTGACAAGACAACAGGCCAGACGCGTTACCACAAACAGTACAAAGGAGGTCCTTTGTGGGGCAATGTTACGACTACCGGCGGCAAAGGGGGCAGCTCGCACTGGAGTACCTACCGATGGCAGTTGGAGGCGTTCGTCGATGCCGTCAGAGGCAAGACACCCACATACTGGATCCCCGGCGAGGATAGCATTTGCCAGATGGAGTGCATTGATGCTTTGTATCAAGCTGCTGGTCTACCG ATATGCGAAAGCCTCCTCGTCGCCTATAACTTTTTCAAGGCCCGGGGTCCGAAGGATCTGTGCCGTGCTGATGAGCATGCTGCAAACAGTATCTATTCCTGGGCAAGTGATGCTGCACTTCCGTCTCCAGTCTATGCTCAGATAGAAGAAACATCGGATG AGAAGAATGATGTTATCCTGGAAGACCAACTAAGGTCGAGGATCGCCTTGTCAGTGCTTGCCACGTTGTCTGAATCACTGCCAGTATCCAAAGCGGAGAATGTAGCAGACATTGTCATTGCATTAGCCAGCTTCTCATCTACGGAAGATCCGTGGACAACTCAAGAAGCATTCACATATGCGACTACATTACTGAACGCGTTCGCTTCAACAACTGCTACCAACAAAGAATCGAATACTACATTCTGGTCCGTAATCGAAAAGATCCTCAAAGACAGAATCAGACCCCTCTTCGCAAAAACCAGAAACCCAGCCATCACCTCCGCTGGGCGCAAGAACTTCCATCCAGTCCCATTACCCCGATTCGACGCTGGCATCCTAGACCCAGAAACCAAGCCATGGAAGATCCAAGATATTTACGCCACAGCCGTCCTCTCCTGGATAATCCAGCAATATAAA cccaccaaccaaaccaaccTTGAAACCCATTTTCCCTTACTAGTCCCTCCTATCCTAGCACTAATAGACGACGACACAAGCGCCATCAAAACAAAAGGCTGCACCCTCCTCAGAAACCTCCTAACCCCAATCCAACAAACCAAATCCCCAATCCTCCACCGCACAAACCTAACCTCCGTCTTCGAAGACGCCCTAAAACCCtgcctcctctccctccccaccATAACCCCAGAGCCCGACTCCATAGACCTCCTAAAAGAGGCCTACCCAGCCCTCCTCACCCTCCAAAAAACAACCTACACAAACACCCCCTCCCCGTCTCCTCAATCTCAATCCaaaacccaacccaacaagCTCGAAACCTACATTTCCCGTCTAACAACCACCCTCCGGGAAAACCTCATCCCCTCATTCCACCACATCAGCTCATCGAACACGACCTCGCTATCCTCTGACTTCGCATCATTCCCGTATCCGCGTCTCTCGACGCTGCTACTGGAGCAGATGGTGCCTGTTCTGGGTGAGTTGGGTATCCATACGACGAAGTTCCTCCAGGATATTGTTCCGATTTTGCATAATACGCTGGCGAATCCGTTTGGACCGGCTTATCCGCCGATGCTTTTGCGTGCGGTGGAGGTTGCTAGGGGGGTGGTTTTGAATGCGCATCCGCGGgtgtggaggtggaggggggaGCTTTTGGATGCGCTGTGCTCGTGCTGGATTCatgttgtggaggaggagggggagatTGTAGAACGAGGTAAGAGGGGTGGTGAGAGTGAGAGTGAGGGTGCGGTTATGGAGAGGCTCAAGAAGGAGTTGAGAGGTGTGGTTTATTTGTTGAAGTTCGCTTTGCAGAATTCAATTCAAGtggatggtggtgagggTCAATTGGAGGCGAAGGAGAATCTGGACAAGGAATTGCGAGAGTTGGTTGATGCGGATGAGAGTTTGAAAGGTCTTTTGTTGGAAGGTATTGATGCTAATGATGGGGGCTTTTTTGGGGAAGCCTAG